From one Pseudomonas fluorescens genomic stretch:
- the mdtD gene encoding multidrug transporter subunit MdtD has product MPNRAPLDPTTARWIPWVVAIAFFMQSLDGTILNTALPAMARDLAEDPLRMQSVIIAYMLTVALLIPASGWIADRFGTKRIFFGAILLFSLGSLLCALASSLGMLVAARVIQGLGGALMLPVGRLVVLRAYPRSELVRIMSFITIPGLLGPLLGPTMGGWLVEILSWHWIFLLNLPVGAIGCYAVWKFIPDLRGSERTRFDGIGFVLFGAAMVLITIAMEGLGELHLPHLRVMLLLFAGMACLAAYWLRAGSVDNPLFSPKLFRTRTFSVGILGNLFARLGSGALPFLVPLLLQVALGYSPSQAGMSMIPLAAAAMVAKSIARPLIERFGYRNILTGNTLLLGLLLASLGLVDEQTPYALLLFQLGLLGAVNSMQFTAMNTVTLIDLDDASASSGNSLLSVVAQLSLSLGVACAGALLGGFTAAGSGEGVESTLGAFQLTFVTIGLMAMLAAAIFMQLSRADGRRAPRLEPEIEP; this is encoded by the coding sequence ATGCCCAACCGCGCCCCGCTGGACCCGACCACCGCCCGCTGGATCCCCTGGGTCGTGGCCATCGCCTTTTTCATGCAGTCGCTCGACGGCACCATCCTCAACACCGCCCTGCCCGCCATGGCCCGCGACCTGGCCGAAGACCCGCTGCGCATGCAGTCGGTGATCATCGCCTACATGCTCACCGTGGCCCTGCTGATCCCGGCCTCGGGCTGGATCGCCGACCGCTTCGGCACCAAACGCATTTTCTTCGGCGCCATCTTGCTGTTCAGCCTCGGCTCACTGCTCTGCGCCCTGGCCAGCAGCCTCGGCATGCTGGTGGCGGCGCGGGTGATTCAGGGCCTGGGCGGGGCATTGATGCTGCCGGTCGGACGCCTGGTGGTACTGCGCGCTTATCCGCGCTCGGAGCTGGTGCGGATCATGAGCTTCATCACCATCCCCGGCCTGCTCGGCCCGTTGCTGGGCCCGACCATGGGCGGCTGGCTGGTGGAGATCCTCAGCTGGCACTGGATCTTCCTGCTCAACCTGCCGGTTGGCGCCATTGGCTGTTATGCGGTGTGGAAGTTCATCCCCGACCTGCGCGGCTCGGAACGCACCCGCTTCGACGGCATCGGCTTCGTGCTGTTTGGCGCGGCGATGGTGCTGATCACCATTGCCATGGAAGGCCTGGGCGAGCTGCACCTGCCGCACCTGCGGGTAATGTTGCTGCTGTTTGCCGGCATGGCGTGCCTGGCCGCCTACTGGTTGCGTGCCGGGAGCGTCGACAACCCACTGTTTTCGCCAAAACTGTTCCGCACCCGGACCTTTTCGGTGGGCATCCTCGGTAACCTGTTCGCCCGCCTGGGCAGCGGCGCCCTGCCGTTTCTGGTGCCGCTGTTGCTGCAGGTGGCGCTGGGTTATTCACCGTCCCAGGCCGGCATGAGCATGATCCCGCTGGCCGCTGCAGCGATGGTCGCCAAGTCGATTGCCCGGCCGCTGATCGAGCGCTTCGGCTACCGCAACATTCTCACCGGCAACACCCTGCTGCTGGGCCTGTTGCTGGCCAGCCTGGGCCTGGTCGACGAACAGACGCCCTATGCCTTGCTGCTGTTCCAGCTGGGCCTGCTCGGCGCGGTCAACTCGATGCAGTTCACGGCAATGAACACCGTGACCCTGATCGACCTCGACGACGCTAGCGCCAGCAGCGGCAACAGCCTGCTGTCGGTGGTCGCGCAACTGTCGCTGAGCCTCGGCGTGGCCTGCGCCGGCGCCTTGCTTGGCGGCTTTACCGCTGCCGGCAGTGGCGAGGGCGTAGAGAGCACCCTCGGCGCGTTCCAGCTGACCTTCGTGACCATCGGCCTGATGGCCATGCTGGCGGCGGCGATCTTCATGCAGCTGTCCAGGGCGGACGGAAGGCGTGCCCCTCGTCTGGAACCGGAGATCGAGCCTTAG
- the dbpA gene encoding ATP-dependent RNA helicase DbpA — translation MLANLDALGYAQMTPIQAQSLPVMLKGMDLIAQAKTGSGKTAAFGIGLLNPLNPRYFGCQALVLCPTRELADQVAKELRRLARSEDNIKILTLCGGVSLGPQIASLEHGAHIIVGTPGRVQQHLSKGTLVLDGLNTLVLDEADRMLDMGFYDAIADIIGQTPKRRQTLLFSATYPAGIKQLASTFMRDPQTVKVESQHADSQIEQRFYEINPDQRMDAVSKLLGHFRPQSCVAFCFTKQQCQELVEHLQAKGIAAQALHGDLEQRDRDQVLTLFANRSLSVLVATDVAARGLDIDALDMVINVELARDAEIHVHRVGRTGRAGEKGLAVSLVAPAEGHRAQAIEDMQKAALRWEQLDSLKAQNGAPLLPTMSTLCIAAGRKDKLRPGDILGALTGDAGLPGTQVGKIAIFDFQAFVAVERAVAKQALQRLNSGKIKGRSLRVRIV, via the coding sequence ATGCTGGCCAACCTGGACGCCCTCGGCTACGCCCAGATGACCCCGATCCAGGCCCAGAGCCTGCCGGTGATGCTCAAGGGCATGGACCTGATCGCCCAGGCCAAGACCGGCAGCGGCAAGACCGCCGCCTTCGGCATCGGCCTGCTCAACCCGCTCAACCCGCGCTACTTCGGTTGCCAGGCGTTGGTGCTGTGCCCGACCCGCGAGCTGGCCGACCAGGTGGCCAAGGAACTGCGCCGCCTGGCCCGCAGCGAAGACAACATCAAGATCCTCACCCTGTGCGGTGGCGTGTCCCTCGGCCCGCAGATCGCTTCGCTGGAGCATGGTGCGCACATCATCGTCGGCACCCCGGGCCGCGTGCAGCAGCACCTGAGCAAAGGCACCCTGGTGCTCGATGGCCTCAACACCCTGGTGCTCGATGAAGCCGACCGCATGCTCGACATGGGCTTCTACGACGCCATCGCCGACATCATCGGCCAGACCCCGAAACGCCGCCAGACCCTGCTGTTCTCCGCCACCTACCCGGCCGGTATCAAGCAGTTGGCCTCGACTTTCATGCGCGACCCACAAACCGTCAAGGTCGAGTCGCAGCACGCCGACAGCCAGATCGAGCAACGCTTCTACGAGATCAACCCGGACCAGCGCATGGATGCGGTGAGCAAATTGCTCGGCCATTTCCGTCCACAATCGTGCGTGGCGTTCTGCTTCACCAAGCAGCAGTGCCAGGAGCTGGTCGAGCACCTGCAGGCCAAGGGCATTGCCGCCCAGGCCCTGCATGGCGACCTGGAGCAGCGTGATCGCGACCAGGTCCTGACCCTGTTCGCCAACCGCAGCCTGTCGGTGCTGGTGGCCACCGACGTCGCCGCCCGCGGCCTGGATATCGACGCCCTGGACATGGTCATCAACGTCGAGCTGGCCCGCGACGCCGAGATCCACGTGCACCGTGTCGGCCGTACCGGCCGGGCGGGCGAGAAAGGCCTGGCGGTGAGCCTGGTGGCCCCGGCCGAAGGCCATCGCGCCCAGGCCATTGAAGATATGCAGAAGGCCGCCCTGCGCTGGGAACAGCTGGACAGCCTCAAGGCCCAGAATGGTGCACCGCTGCTGCCGACCATGAGCACCCTGTGTATCGCCGCCGGGCGCAAGGACAAGCTGCGCCCTGGCGATATCCTCGGCGCCTTGACCGGCGATGCCGGGCTGCCGGGCACCCAGGTCGGCAAGATTGCCATCTTCGACTTCCAGGCGTTCGTCGCCGTCGAGCGCGCGGTGGCCAAGCAGGCATTGCAGCGGCTCAACAGCGGCAAAATCAAGGGCCGCTCGTTGCGGGTGCGGATCGTCTGA
- a CDS encoding NAD(P)/FAD-dependent oxidoreductase: MRSTEVIIIGAGAAGLMCALTAAKRGRQVLLLDHANKPGKKILMSGGGRCNFTNMYTEPSNFLSQNPHFCKSALARYTQWDFIEMVGKHAVPYHEKKLGQLFCDNKSSDILGILLDECDNAGAELRMDTSIEQIEKLDSGYLLETSAGQFQCQSLVIATGGLSIPTLGATGFGYQVARQFGHTLLPTRAGLVPFTITEPQLKAICTELSGTSVDCVASCNGSSFRENLLFTHRGLSGPAILQISSFWQAGDTLEINLLPEHDALSWLQQQQAERPNSELKTLLGEIFTKKMANLLAEHWFVSKPMKQYTPAELAQVSDKLGAWQVVPAGTEGYRTAEVTLGGVDTREVSSKTMESLKSPGLYFIGEVLDVSGHLGGFNFQWAWASAYAAAQFV, translated from the coding sequence GTGCGTTCCACCGAAGTGATCATCATCGGCGCTGGCGCCGCCGGCCTGATGTGCGCCTTGACCGCCGCCAAACGCGGCCGCCAGGTGCTGCTGCTCGACCACGCCAACAAGCCGGGCAAGAAGATCCTCATGTCCGGCGGTGGCCGCTGCAACTTCACCAACATGTACACCGAGCCGAGCAACTTCCTCTCGCAAAACCCGCATTTCTGCAAGTCGGCCCTGGCCCGCTACACCCAGTGGGATTTCATCGAGATGGTCGGCAAGCACGCTGTGCCCTACCACGAGAAGAAGCTCGGCCAGCTGTTCTGCGATAACAAGTCCAGCGACATCCTTGGCATACTTCTGGATGAATGCGACAACGCCGGCGCCGAACTGCGCATGGACACCAGCATCGAGCAGATCGAGAAACTCGACAGCGGCTACCTGCTGGAAACCAGCGCCGGCCAGTTCCAGTGCCAGTCGCTGGTGATCGCCACTGGCGGCCTGTCGATCCCGACCCTGGGTGCTACCGGCTTCGGTTACCAGGTCGCCCGCCAGTTCGGCCACACCCTGCTGCCGACCCGCGCAGGCCTGGTGCCGTTCACCATCACCGAACCGCAGCTCAAGGCAATCTGCACTGAACTGTCGGGCACCTCGGTCGATTGCGTGGCCAGTTGCAACGGCAGCAGCTTCCGGGAAAACCTGCTGTTCACCCACCGCGGCCTGAGCGGCCCGGCGATCCTGCAGATTTCTTCGTTCTGGCAGGCTGGCGACACGCTTGAAATCAACCTGCTGCCCGAGCACGACGCCCTGAGCTGGCTGCAACAGCAGCAAGCCGAGCGCCCCAACAGCGAGCTCAAGACCCTGCTCGGGGAGATTTTCACCAAGAAGATGGCCAACCTGCTGGCCGAGCACTGGTTCGTCTCCAAGCCAATGAAGCAGTACACCCCGGCGGAACTGGCCCAGGTCAGCGACAAACTCGGGGCCTGGCAGGTGGTGCCGGCCGGGACCGAAGGCTACCGCACGGCCGAAGTGACCCTGGGCGGCGTCGATACCCGTGAAGTCTCGTCGAAAACCATGGAATCGCTGAAAAGCCCGGGCCTGTACTTTATCGGCGAAGTGCTCGACGTCAGCGGCCACCTCGGCGGCTTCAACTTCCAGTGGGCCTGGGCCTCGGCGTACGCGGCCGCGCAGTTCGTCTAA
- the yccS gene encoding YccS family putative transporter has product MSSSSFSQSLRRLWALDKFSYAIRVLIALTGSMLLCWYKDEMSLLIPLFLGIIASALAETDDSWQGRLNALAVTLVCFTIAALSVELLFPYPIIFGCALALASFALTMLGALGERYGAIASATLILSVYTMIGVDQRGGEVTDFWHEPLLLVAGAAWYGLLSVLWQALFSNQPVQQSLARLFRELGRYLKLKATLFEPIRQLDVEARRLELAQQNGRVVAALNAAKEIILHRVGNGRPGSKVSRYLKLYFLAQDIHERASSSHYPYNALTEAFFHSDVLFRCQRLLRQQGVACQQLSESIQLRQPFTYDTSFAQALEDLHASLEHLRIQSNPAWRGLLRSLRALAANLATLDRLLSDASNPDNLADASDSSLLDRSPRNFKDVWSRLRQQLTPTSLLFRHALRLPLALSIGYGMVHLIHPTQGYWIILTTLFVCQPNYGATRRKLGQRIIGTAIGLTVGWALFDLFPSPIIQSLFAVAAGVVFFVNRTTRYTLATAAITLMVLFCFNQIGDGYGLFLPRLFDTLVGSLIAILAVFLFLPDWQGRRLNKVLANTLSCNSTYLRQIMQQYAQGKSDDLAYRLARRNAHNADAALSTTLANMLMEPGHFRKEADVGFRFLVLSHTLLSYLSGLGAHRDTALDAEVRQQLIDGAGASLANSLDEIAEGLASKLPVAIHSDAEETLANDLEQMPEELDEHQRLVQTQLALICRQLAPLRTLAAHLIKDSAPA; this is encoded by the coding sequence ATGTCATCTTCCTCGTTCAGCCAATCGTTGCGCCGCCTCTGGGCCCTGGACAAGTTCAGCTACGCCATCCGCGTCCTCATCGCCCTGACCGGCAGCATGCTGCTGTGCTGGTACAAGGACGAGATGAGCCTGCTGATCCCGCTGTTTCTGGGGATTATCGCCAGCGCCCTGGCCGAGACCGACGACAGCTGGCAGGGGCGCCTGAACGCCCTGGCCGTCACCCTGGTGTGCTTCACCATCGCCGCGCTGTCGGTGGAGTTGCTGTTCCCCTACCCGATCATCTTCGGCTGCGCCCTGGCCCTGGCCAGCTTCGCCCTGACCATGCTCGGCGCCCTCGGCGAGCGCTACGGCGCGATTGCCTCGGCGACACTGATCTTGTCGGTCTATACCATGATCGGCGTCGACCAGCGCGGCGGCGAAGTCACTGACTTCTGGCACGAACCCCTGCTGCTGGTGGCCGGCGCCGCCTGGTACGGCCTGCTTTCGGTGCTGTGGCAGGCGCTGTTCTCCAACCAGCCGGTGCAACAGAGCCTGGCTCGGCTGTTCCGCGAGCTGGGGCGCTACCTCAAGCTCAAGGCCACGCTGTTCGAACCCATACGCCAACTGGATGTCGAGGCCCGCCGCCTGGAACTGGCGCAGCAGAACGGTCGGGTGGTGGCCGCGCTCAACGCAGCCAAGGAAATCATCCTGCACCGGGTCGGCAATGGCCGGCCGGGATCGAAAGTCAGCCGCTACCTGAAGCTGTACTTCCTCGCCCAGGACATCCACGAGCGCGCCAGCTCCTCGCACTACCCGTACAACGCCCTGACCGAAGCCTTCTTCCATAGCGACGTGCTGTTCCGCTGCCAGCGCCTGCTGCGCCAGCAGGGCGTGGCCTGCCAGCAGCTGTCCGAGTCCATCCAACTGCGCCAGCCATTCACCTACGACACCAGCTTCGCCCAGGCCCTGGAAGACCTGCACGCCTCGCTCGAACACCTGCGCATCCAGAGCAACCCGGCCTGGCGTGGCCTGCTGCGCTCGCTGCGGGCGCTGGCGGCGAACCTGGCGACCCTCGACCGCCTGCTCAGCGACGCCAGCAACCCCGACAACCTCGCCGATGCCAGCGACAGCAGCCTGCTCGACCGCTCACCGCGCAATTTCAAGGACGTCTGGAGCCGCCTGCGCCAGCAACTGACGCCGACCTCATTGCTGTTCCGCCATGCCCTGCGCCTGCCCCTGGCGCTGTCGATCGGCTATGGCATGGTCCACTTGATTCACCCGACCCAGGGCTACTGGATCATCCTCACCACCCTGTTCGTCTGCCAGCCCAACTACGGTGCCACGCGGCGCAAGCTGGGGCAACGGATCATCGGCACCGCCATCGGCCTGACCGTCGGCTGGGCGCTGTTCGACCTGTTCCCCAGCCCGATCATCCAGTCGCTGTTCGCCGTCGCCGCCGGGGTGGTGTTCTTCGTCAACCGCACCACCCGCTACACCCTGGCCACGGCGGCAATTACCCTGATGGTGCTGTTCTGCTTCAACCAGATCGGTGATGGCTACGGGCTGTTCCTGCCGCGGCTGTTCGATACCCTGGTGGGCAGCCTGATCGCCATCCTCGCGGTGTTCCTGTTCCTCCCGGACTGGCAGGGGCGGCGGCTGAACAAGGTGCTGGCCAACACCCTCAGTTGCAACAGCACCTACCTGCGTCAGATCATGCAGCAGTATGCTCAGGGCAAAAGTGACGACCTGGCCTACCGCCTGGCCCGGCGCAACGCCCACAACGCCGACGCGGCGCTGTCGACCACCCTGGCCAACATGCTCATGGAGCCCGGGCATTTTCGTAAGGAGGCGGACGTCGGCTTCCGCTTCCTGGTGCTGTCGCACACCCTGCTCAGCTATCTTTCGGGCCTTGGCGCGCACCGCGACACCGCGCTGGATGCCGAGGTTCGCCAGCAATTGATCGATGGCGCCGGGGCGAGCCTGGCCAACAGCCTGGACGAGATTGCCGAAGGCCTGGCCAGCAAGCTGCCGGTGGCGATCCACAGCGATGCCGAAGAAACCCTGGCCAATGACCTTGAGCAGATGCCCGAAGAGCTCGATGAACACCAGCGTCTGGTGCAAACCCAGCTGGCGCTGATCTGCCGGCAACTGGCGCCGCTGCGCACCCTCGCCGCGCATCTGATCAAGGACAGCGCGCCGGCCTGA
- a CDS encoding substrate-binding periplasmic protein, translating into MRPLLRVLASTGILLLLSTSAQATTLRLVADSWPPFTDANMANGGLATAIVTTALTRAGYTSQYEQVPWARALLGVGDGRYDVLVNAWYNDSRTQIGQFSASYLTNRIRLLKRKGDALRFNSLSDLYPFPIAVVRDYAYSPEFDSDTHLQKVPVRSFSVAVGMLAAGRVSLALEDEFVAGYFLKREPKEVREAVEFFDKPVSENSLHILVSLKNPEHQQIVAGFDRAIAQMKADGSYARLLKQHGL; encoded by the coding sequence ATGCGGCCATTGCTTCGAGTCTTGGCTTCAACGGGAATACTGCTACTGCTGAGCACTTCGGCGCAGGCCACCACGCTGCGTCTGGTAGCCGACAGCTGGCCGCCCTTTACCGATGCCAACATGGCCAACGGTGGCCTGGCCACGGCCATCGTCACCACAGCCCTGACCCGTGCCGGCTATACCAGCCAGTATGAGCAGGTGCCCTGGGCGCGGGCGCTGCTGGGGGTTGGGGACGGGCGCTACGATGTGCTGGTCAATGCCTGGTACAACGACTCGCGCACGCAGATAGGCCAGTTTTCCGCCAGCTACCTGACCAACCGTATCCGCCTGCTCAAGCGCAAAGGCGATGCGCTGCGTTTCAACTCCTTGAGCGACCTCTACCCGTTCCCCATCGCTGTGGTGCGCGATTATGCCTACTCGCCCGAGTTCGACAGCGACACCCATCTGCAGAAGGTTCCGGTACGCAGTTTTTCCGTCGCCGTCGGCATGCTGGCCGCCGGCCGTGTGAGCCTGGCACTGGAGGATGAATTCGTTGCCGGGTATTTCCTCAAGCGTGAACCGAAAGAGGTGCGTGAGGCGGTGGAGTTCTTCGACAAGCCGGTCAGCGAGAACAGCCTGCATATCCTCGTCAGCCTGAAGAACCCTGAGCACCAGCAGATCGTCGCCGGCTTCGACCGTGCCATTGCCCAGATGAAAGCCGACGGCAGCTATGCCCGGCTGCTCAAACAGCACGGCCTGTAA
- a CDS encoding GNAT family N-acetyltransferase — protein sequence MAIDWICKHHSDIGKEQLYAILRLRTEVFVVEQKCPYQEVDGQDLEGDTCHLMAWEGDNLLAYLRLLDPQSQGGDVVIGRVLIAPDARGRGLGHELMEHGLKYAEELWPEVPVYLSAQAHLQDYYARHGFKVAGEVFLEDDIAHIGMRRG from the coding sequence ATGGCCATCGATTGGATCTGCAAACACCACAGTGACATTGGCAAGGAACAACTCTATGCCATTCTGCGACTGCGCACCGAAGTGTTCGTGGTCGAACAGAAATGCCCCTATCAGGAAGTCGATGGCCAGGACCTGGAAGGCGACACCTGCCACCTGATGGCCTGGGAGGGTGACAACCTGCTGGCTTACCTGCGCTTGCTCGATCCGCAATCCCAAGGCGGTGACGTGGTCATCGGCCGGGTGCTGATAGCCCCCGACGCGCGCGGTCGCGGGCTGGGCCATGAGCTGATGGAGCATGGGCTCAAATACGCAGAGGAACTCTGGCCCGAGGTGCCGGTGTACCTTTCAGCCCAGGCGCACCTGCAGGATTACTATGCGCGCCATGGCTTCAAGGTGGCGGGAGAGGTGTTTCTCGAAGACGATATTGCGCATATTGGAATGCGGCGGGGGTAG
- a CDS encoding winged helix-turn-helix domain-containing protein, which produces MEVSKTKSSFYRRLYVAWLIDSQTASTVPALMEATGMPRRTAQDTIAALADLDIVCEFEQQDGARNHAGHYRIRDWGAIDKQWITQHLRSVREVLGYP; this is translated from the coding sequence ATGGAAGTGAGCAAGACCAAGAGCAGTTTCTACCGCCGGCTGTATGTCGCCTGGCTGATCGACAGCCAGACCGCCAGTACTGTCCCGGCCTTGATGGAAGCCACCGGCATGCCCCGGCGCACTGCCCAGGACACCATTGCCGCTCTGGCCGACCTGGATATCGTCTGCGAGTTCGAGCAGCAGGACGGGGCGCGCAACCACGCCGGGCACTACCGGATCCGCGACTGGGGAGCGATCGACAAGCAGTGGATCACCCAGCATCTGCGCAGTGTTCGTGAGGTGCTGGGGTATCCCTGA
- a CDS encoding YgjP-like metallopeptidase domain-containing protein gives MTVLKYLQAYPPALQDQVRQLIASNRLGDYLQQRYPDKHAVHSDKALYAYAQTLKQEHLRNAPNLDKVLFDNRLDLTHRALGLHTAVSRVQGGKLKAKKEIRIASLFKDAAPQFLKMIVVHELAHLKESDHNKAFYQLCEYMQPGYHQLEFDLRVYLTYRELPASL, from the coding sequence ATGACCGTGCTCAAGTACCTGCAAGCCTATCCGCCCGCCCTGCAAGACCAGGTTCGCCAGTTGATTGCCAGCAATCGCCTGGGCGACTACCTGCAGCAGCGCTATCCGGACAAGCATGCGGTGCACAGCGACAAGGCGCTGTACGCCTATGCCCAGACGCTCAAGCAGGAGCACCTGCGCAATGCGCCGAACCTCGACAAGGTGCTGTTCGACAACCGTCTTGACCTCACCCATCGTGCACTCGGCCTGCACACGGCGGTGTCGCGGGTACAGGGCGGCAAGTTGAAGGCCAAGAAGGAAATCCGCATCGCCTCGTTGTTCAAGGACGCGGCGCCGCAGTTTTTGAAGATGATCGTGGTACACGAACTGGCGCACTTGAAAGAGTCCGATCATAACAAGGCGTTCTACCAGCTCTGCGAATACATGCAGCCGGGCTACCATCAACTGGAATTCGACCTGCGGGTTTACCTGACCTACCGTGAGCTGCCCGCCAGCCTGTAG
- a CDS encoding putative bifunctional diguanylate cyclase/phosphodiesterase, with translation MDCAQLQSHDSGSVLLVVDDYPENLISMRALLARQDWQVLTASSGTEALSALLEHEVDLVLLDVQMPGMDGFEVARLMRGSQRTRLTPIIFLTANEQSQASVLKGYASGAVDYLFKPFDPQILKPKVQALLEQQRNRRSLQRLSRDLEAARAFNASVLNNAAEGILVVGEKGEITFANPAISQLLEAPVEVLQGASLLDFVQSPGMTLWAESAFYQAYLDRQIFRIHDALLRTAGGQPVPVALSCSPLTDGQRAMVVTVLDMSVVRNLHQQLEFQAVTDPLTGLLNRRGFYQAAESALVRSERSDKAQALMYLDLDGFKRINDFLGHEAGDRVLHWVAEQLKDCLGASAILARMGGDEFTALFDALEYPEQAARFAERVIERMSICQQIEGMEVTLGVSIGIATYPDCGASLDGLLRAADAAMYAAKQAGRQQYRYYDQDLNGRARSRLMLEDSVRSAIEHKDFSLVYQPQVAFADGRLRGFEALLRWQHPSVGDVPPGLFLPLLEEARLISRLASWIYAQGVAQRRDWQECFEPGLVLGISLSRVQFAMPNLAEELGRVIASQGLDPSQLEVEVAETSLMVNSDVALKQLHKLRELGVRIALDDFGVGDCSLRMLRDLPIDTLKLDRHLVARLPGSKADAALVRAVIELCRQYAISVIAEGVETREQAQWLQANGCEYVQGFLVARPMTPGDAGAFPGFFDWQRL, from the coding sequence ATGGATTGCGCGCAACTTCAGTCACACGATAGCGGCTCAGTACTGCTGGTCGTTGATGACTACCCGGAAAACCTGATCAGTATGCGGGCCTTGCTGGCCCGCCAGGATTGGCAAGTACTCACCGCGAGCTCGGGGACGGAAGCCCTGAGCGCGCTGCTCGAGCATGAAGTGGACCTGGTGCTGCTGGATGTGCAGATGCCGGGCATGGACGGTTTCGAGGTCGCCCGTTTGATGCGCGGCAGCCAGCGTACGCGGCTGACGCCGATCATCTTCCTCACCGCCAACGAGCAGTCCCAGGCTTCTGTGCTCAAGGGCTACGCCAGCGGTGCGGTGGATTACCTGTTCAAACCCTTCGACCCGCAGATACTCAAGCCCAAGGTCCAGGCCTTGCTCGAGCAGCAGCGCAACCGGCGCTCGTTGCAGCGCTTGAGCCGCGACCTGGAAGCGGCGCGGGCCTTCAATGCCTCAGTGCTCAACAACGCTGCCGAAGGCATTCTGGTGGTGGGTGAAAAGGGTGAGATCACCTTTGCCAATCCGGCCATTTCCCAGTTGCTCGAAGCCCCGGTGGAGGTGCTGCAAGGCGCCAGCTTGCTGGATTTCGTGCAATCGCCGGGGATGACGTTGTGGGCCGAGTCGGCCTTCTACCAGGCCTACCTGGATCGGCAGATCTTCCGTATCCACGATGCCCTGCTGCGCACAGCCGGCGGCCAGCCGGTGCCGGTGGCGCTGTCCTGTTCACCCTTGACCGACGGCCAGCGCGCCATGGTGGTGACGGTGCTGGACATGTCGGTGGTGCGCAACCTGCACCAGCAGCTGGAGTTTCAGGCGGTCACCGACCCCTTGACCGGGCTGCTTAACCGCCGCGGCTTCTACCAGGCTGCCGAAAGCGCCCTGGTGCGTAGCGAACGCAGCGACAAGGCCCAGGCGCTGATGTACCTGGATCTGGACGGTTTCAAGCGCATCAATGACTTTCTCGGTCATGAGGCGGGCGACCGTGTGCTGCATTGGGTCGCCGAGCAGCTCAAGGATTGCCTGGGCGCCAGTGCGATCCTGGCGCGCATGGGCGGTGATGAGTTCACTGCACTGTTCGATGCCCTGGAGTACCCCGAACAGGCTGCGCGCTTTGCCGAGCGGGTGATCGAGCGCATGTCGATCTGTCAGCAGATAGAAGGCATGGAAGTGACGCTGGGGGTGAGTATCGGTATCGCCACCTACCCCGATTGTGGCGCCAGCCTCGACGGCCTGCTGCGCGCGGCCGATGCCGCGATGTATGCGGCCAAGCAGGCCGGGCGTCAGCAGTATCGCTATTACGATCAGGACCTCAATGGCCGCGCGCGTTCTCGGCTGATGCTCGAAGACTCGGTGCGCAGCGCCATCGAGCACAAGGACTTCAGCCTGGTCTATCAGCCCCAGGTGGCCTTTGCCGATGGGCGTCTGCGCGGGTTCGAGGCACTGTTGCGCTGGCAGCATCCCAGCGTTGGCGATGTCCCGCCAGGGTTGTTCCTGCCCTTGCTGGAAGAGGCGCGCCTGATCTCACGCCTGGCCAGCTGGATCTATGCCCAGGGTGTGGCGCAGCGTCGCGACTGGCAGGAATGTTTTGAGCCGGGCCTGGTGCTGGGGATCAGCCTCAGCCGTGTGCAGTTCGCCATGCCCAACCTGGCCGAGGAGCTCGGTCGGGTGATCGCCAGTCAGGGCCTTGATCCTTCGCAGTTGGAGGTCGAAGTGGCCGAGACCTCGTTGATGGTCAATAGCGATGTGGCCTTGAAACAGTTGCACAAGCTGCGAGAGCTGGGCGTACGCATCGCCCTCGACGACTTCGGTGTTGGCGACTGTTCGTTGCGCATGCTGCGCGACCTGCCGATCGATACCCTCAAGCTTGATCGCCATCTGGTCGCGCGTTTGCCTGGATCGAAAGCGGACGCTGCGTTGGTGCGTGCCGTGATCGAGCTGTGCCGCCAGTACGCGATCAGTGTGATCGCCGAAGGCGTCGAAACCCGCGAGCAAGCGCAATGGCTGCAAGCCAATGGTTGCGAGTATGTGCAGGGCTTTCTGGTGGCGCGGCCCATGACGCCGGGGGATGCCGGAGCGTTTCCGGGCTTTTTTGACTGGCAACGGCTGTAG